In uncultured Draconibacterium sp., one genomic interval encodes:
- a CDS encoding NUDIX domain-containing protein — protein MDTHPLRVLKYCPKCGSAEFKKSGERSLKCAACGFHFFINSAAAVAALVTDEVGKLMLVTRGVEPHYGKLDLPGGFIDPMESAEDAVKRELKEELGLKVKALKYLGSAPNEYVFSAYTVFTLDMAFQVTAETIEDLKPMDDILDYKFYAEEELDYNDIPAPSIKKFVKDYFQSTKA, from the coding sequence ATGGATACTCATCCTTTAAGAGTTTTAAAATATTGTCCGAAGTGTGGTTCTGCGGAGTTTAAGAAATCCGGCGAACGTTCATTAAAATGTGCTGCCTGTGGTTTCCATTTCTTCATAAACTCGGCAGCTGCTGTGGCAGCTTTAGTTACCGATGAAGTAGGAAAATTAATGCTGGTAACACGTGGCGTTGAACCCCACTATGGTAAACTCGATTTGCCCGGCGGATTTATCGATCCAATGGAATCAGCAGAAGATGCCGTAAAACGCGAACTAAAAGAGGAGTTGGGGCTAAAAGTAAAAGCCTTAAAGTACCTGGGCTCAGCACCAAACGAATATGTTTTTTCTGCGTACACCGTATTTACTCTTGATATGGCATTTCAGGTTACAGCAGAAACGATTGAGGATCTGAAACCAATGGACGATATTCTTGATTATAAATTTTACGCAGAAGAAGAACTGGATTACAACGATATTCCTGCACCCTCAATAAAGAAATTTGTTAAAGACTATTTTCAGAGCACAAAGGCATAA
- a CDS encoding aminopeptidase P family N-terminal domain-containing protein encodes MKTEIRQRLTALRAEMKKLTIDAWYISGTDPHSSEYLPKRWETREYISGFTGSYGLVAVTLDNAALWTDSRYFLQATEELDGTGIEMQKLRVTDAVSPDTWLSQNLPAGSRVGLDAQSLTVDAFRSLQKGFLKKDIELVETPDLFEAIWEDRPAVPNDKVFELDVEYAGVPRPEKQQKIAGELASFGADIHVVSMLDELAWLYNLRGSDVPYNPVFTAFGVVGKDRNLLFVDPAKVEPELRSKLEADGIELKDYTTFYNYLSEIKGKTIFIDPSTLNFAAYSALAGKNEIIEGTSLVAIQKAIKNETELEGFRSAMKKDGVALVECLHWLKETIGKETITDYEFGKKLAEFRAKQADFKGESFPPIVGYKSRGAIVHLHIGADDALPLETDGVVLFDSGGQYIDGTTDITRTVALGAVSDQFKTDFTLTLKGMIGLTQAKFPYGVKGCHLDILARQALWENGMNYGHGTGHGVGHFLNVHEGPMAIRLEYNENLMLPGQVLSNEPAFYREGQYGLRTENMMVCVERETTEFGRFLGFDTLTLCPIDTSLIKVDLLTEKELKWLNEYHQWVNNELKPLMENKYHKFLDELTGEI; translated from the coding sequence ATGAAAACAGAAATAAGACAACGACTAACGGCCTTGCGCGCCGAAATGAAAAAGCTCACTATTGATGCGTGGTACATTTCAGGTACCGATCCACATTCGAGCGAATATCTCCCAAAGCGATGGGAAACACGCGAGTACATTTCTGGATTTACAGGCTCGTATGGTTTGGTAGCGGTAACGCTTGACAATGCCGCTCTATGGACCGATTCACGTTATTTTTTGCAAGCAACCGAAGAGCTGGATGGAACCGGAATTGAAATGCAGAAGTTACGCGTTACAGATGCTGTCTCGCCCGACACTTGGCTGAGCCAGAATTTGCCAGCCGGAAGTAGGGTGGGGCTCGATGCGCAATCGTTGACAGTTGACGCTTTCAGGAGTTTGCAGAAAGGCTTTCTGAAAAAGGATATCGAACTGGTGGAAACACCCGATTTGTTTGAAGCCATTTGGGAAGACCGCCCGGCTGTTCCCAACGATAAAGTTTTTGAGTTGGACGTAGAATATGCCGGAGTTCCACGACCTGAAAAGCAACAAAAAATTGCCGGAGAGTTAGCATCATTTGGTGCCGATATTCATGTGGTATCCATGTTAGACGAGCTGGCGTGGTTGTACAATTTGCGTGGATCAGATGTGCCTTATAATCCGGTTTTTACCGCTTTTGGAGTAGTTGGTAAAGATAGAAATCTGCTTTTTGTTGATCCCGCTAAAGTTGAACCCGAACTCAGATCAAAACTTGAAGCCGATGGCATAGAGTTGAAAGATTATACTACTTTTTACAACTACCTGTCAGAAATTAAAGGGAAGACGATATTTATCGATCCGTCAACTTTAAATTTTGCTGCTTACAGTGCGCTTGCCGGTAAAAATGAGATTATTGAAGGAACTTCTTTAGTGGCTATTCAAAAGGCCATTAAAAATGAAACAGAGCTGGAAGGTTTTAGGAGTGCGATGAAAAAAGACGGTGTTGCACTGGTAGAGTGTTTACACTGGCTTAAAGAGACGATTGGAAAAGAAACGATAACAGATTACGAATTCGGGAAAAAGCTGGCAGAGTTCAGGGCTAAACAAGCGGATTTTAAAGGGGAAAGTTTTCCTCCGATTGTAGGCTACAAAAGTCGCGGTGCAATTGTTCACCTGCACATTGGAGCCGATGATGCTTTGCCGTTGGAAACCGACGGGGTAGTTCTTTTTGATTCCGGAGGTCAGTACATCGATGGAACTACCGATATTACCCGCACAGTGGCTTTAGGAGCAGTTTCTGATCAGTTTAAAACTGATTTTACACTCACCCTGAAAGGAATGATCGGGTTAACACAAGCCAAATTTCCATACGGAGTAAAGGGTTGTCACCTTGATATTTTGGCGCGTCAGGCATTATGGGAAAACGGAATGAACTACGGCCATGGTACGGGGCATGGTGTTGGTCATTTTCTGAATGTGCACGAAGGACCGATGGCAATCCGTTTGGAATACAATGAAAACCTGATGCTTCCGGGACAGGTGCTTTCGAACGAACCGGCTTTTTACCGCGAAGGGCAATACGGACTGCGTACCGAAAATATGATGGTTTGTGTAGAACGCGAAACCACTGAGTTCGGACGTTTCCTTGGTTTTGATACACTTACCCTTTGCCCAATCGATACTTCGTTGATAAAAGTTGATCTGCTTACCGAAAAGGAACTCAAATGGTTAAACGAATACCATCAGTGGGTGAACAATGAATTAAAGCCACTGATGGAGAATAAGTATCATAAATTTCTGGATGAATTAACAGGCGAAATTTAA